The genomic DNA TTGCACGATGTTTGGAACTTTTATCAGACATGGACCGATGGAAACTATAAAGTTCACCTCAGTCCCCGGCGGAACCTGAAGTCCTGCCTGTGGATATTGGTTTATTACCCTATTTGCAGAAATGGAATCATCACACTGTTCCGTCACGATACCTACTTCCAATCCAGCATTGGCTATCATATTTTCTGCATCTATACGAAATTGCCAGATTATATTCGGCACAAGAACGGGACAGGGACCTGATGAGACCACAATATCAACCGTGCTACCCGGAGGCAGGCTTGTCCCTTCAATAGGATTTTGACTTATAACTCTTCCTGCTTCCACTTCATCATTACATTGCTCCGTTATGCTACCTAATAGTAATCCTACGGATGTCAATGCCGTTTCGACTTCTGCTGTGGTCATACCTATCACATGGGGAACAGTTATCGGGCAAGGTCCCGTAGATAATACAAGGGATACAGAACTTCCTATTTCCACTGTAGTGCCTGCGGGTGGGTCCTGGTTAACAACATAGCCTGATGGATATTCATCGTTACATGTTTCTGTAATATCTCCCACGGTTAACCATGCTTTTGTGATGGCAGCGGAAGCCTCACTTTGTTTAATTCCTACCACATGGGGTACCTGTGATTTGTCTGTAAAGATACACCGAACATAGCGATGTTTATCCATCGAAAAAGCACATCTCGGATAGGTCGCTGACATATCGCCAAAGTCGCCTTCCCAGCGAAGAAATTTCCAACCTTCTGTCGTTTCGATTCTTTCACAACGGATATATGTCCATTCAAGATAAGTATAGGAATACAAACCCGGTGTAAGTATGATAGGGTCTTCGAAGCCCTCCTGAAGAGAAACATTTCCATTCCCTATAATTTCTAATGTTAAATCGTAATACGGTTTTGGGATAAATACCGCAGTAATATCTCGGTCCTGGTCCATCAGCAATTGGAGCAGTATATAACTATTGGGGTCGTTCTCCCCATAATCTCCTTCCCAGTGTTCAAATCGCCATAATGGGTTGGTTTGATATGTAACTATATTTACATAAACATCGCTGGAATAACGATGTGGGTTTCCAAAAGGACCCGGAGTAGTTCCCCCTTCACCTACGATATTAACATTTAATATATGTCCCATGCTGGTAAATCGGGCATCAATACTTTTATCACTGTCCATTACTATCTGTATAAACTCACTTGAACCTACTGCATCGCCTGACCAACCCCCAAAATAAACACCTGGGGTGGTTGCCACACTAATATCTACGGTTTGTCCCGAAGGATATTCATGAACACCCGGCCCAGGAAAAGTCGTGCCTGTCGCATCTCCACTATGCGTTATTGTTAATCGAAATGTTGTTTTCGGAGAAACATTGTTGACTGTTTTCGTTTTGTTCACATCAACTTGAGCATAAAGATTTGCTCCTAAAAAACTTTTTTCCCAATTGCTGAACGACAGGCCTATGTTTGGAATATCATTAGCAAAAGTAGTTGTATTCAAATTAGAACGATACATCTTTAAATCCGAGGAAAAAGATATTCGGTCTCTAACATTTGTGTCAAATTTATAAAAAGTCCTTTCCTCTGCAAATAATATGGGTGTCATAAAAAGAGACAGCAGAAGTATAATCAAACACCCCGTATAATTTTTATTCCACATGTTTTAATATCCTGTGTTATTTTTCTTGTTTTATCAATTAAAAAATTTACATGGTAAAGCCTAACATAATTATACTATCCTTTTGTATAAATTCATTAAAAAAGGTTATATTTATGAAGTATTTATTATTAAGATTGTCTTTGATAATTCCTTCTCTTCTCCTATTATCGGGAAAGGCTTTATGTATAGAGCATACCCCAAAAGCCATTATCTTATATACGGAGG from Candidatus Hydrogenedens sp. includes the following:
- a CDS encoding PASTA domain-containing protein, with translation MWNKNYTGCLIILLLSLFMTPILFAEERTFYKFDTNVRDRISFSSDLKMYRSNLNTTTFANDIPNIGLSFSNWEKSFLGANLYAQVDVNKTKTVNNVSPKTTFRLTITHSGDATGTTFPGPGVHEYPSGQTVDISVATTPGVYFGGWSGDAVGSSEFIQIVMDSDKSIDARFTSMGHILNVNIVGEGGTTPGPFGNPHRYSSDVYVNIVTYQTNPLWRFEHWEGDYGENDPNSYILLQLLMDQDRDITAVFIPKPYYDLTLEIIGNGNVSLQEGFEDPIILTPGLYSYTYLEWTYIRCERIETTEGWKFLRWEGDFGDMSATYPRCAFSMDKHRYVRCIFTDKSQVPHVVGIKQSEASAAITKAWLTVGDITETCNDEYPSGYVVNQDPPAGTTVEIGSSVSLVLSTGPCPITVPHVIGMTTAEVETALTSVGLLLGSITEQCNDEVEAGRVISQNPIEGTSLPPGSTVDIVVSSGPCPVLVPNIIWQFRIDAENMIANAGLEVGIVTEQCDDSISANRVINQYPQAGLQVPPGTEVNFIVSIGPCLIKVPNIVQYSQTMAQNIIISAGLTVGDITEQCHPSIRKGIVISQSPLAGEKVPPNSSIDFVISSGPCSEGTQEGFAEGVEGEGILEGSVEGEGISEGSVEGFTEGVEGEGMLEGFVEGEGTSEGSVEGFAEGVEGEGILEGFVEGEGISEGSVEGSSEGIEGEGEGEKPPHSADPNGDWQINLSELLRVIQFFNSNGYHCALPNEMSEDGYIPGINGDKSCIPHSSDYNPQDWAIGLSELLRLIQFFNYGGYHACLDGEDGYCPGI